TGGCTGCGAGCGAGTTGTAGCTGGGCAAGGACCGTTCGGCGAACACCACTGCCGCGCCCAGGAACAGCGCACCGATCAGCGCCAGCGCGCCGCCCCATATGACTAGCCGACGCAGCCACAGCCGCCAGCCGCTGCGGACACGCGCGCGCTTGCTTTGCTGGCTGCGTTGCTGATTCGCCGCCGCTGTGCGCCGGCTTCCCCGTTTCGCCATCTACTTACCTGGGACCCTCACCACCATTTGCAGAACCGTTGCATAGGCGAGTTGTAACCCGGCGTGAACGGGCACGGATTGACCGGCCAAGTTTCACGCATCGACCTTGGCGTAGTGCGATGGCGGCTGGATCACGTCCATCCGTTCGCTCAGCAGCGGGCGGAAGCTCGGCCGGCTCTTGAACACGGCATACCAGCTGCGCGCCTGGTCGTGACCCGCCCAATCGATCCCGCCGAGATAATCGGCGACGGAAACCTGCGCCGCCGCCGCGAGGTCAGCCAGGCTCATCGTCGGTCCGGCGAGCCAGGCACGGGTATCGACCAGCCAGTCGATATAATCGAGATGGCCGTGCGCGGCCTTCATCGCATCGCGCAGGATGCGCGAATCCGGAGGCTGTCGATGGACGATCCGCTTGAGCATCCGCTCGTGTAGCAACGGCCCAGTGACGTCGGCGTAAAAGTTCTCGTCGAACAGCGCGACCAGCCGGCGGATTTCCGCCCGGCCGGTGGCGGTGCCGTTGATCATCGGCGCCTTGTCGACCGTCTCCTCGAAATATTCGCAGATCGCCCGGCTATCGGCGATGACGATCTTCTTCTCGGGCTGCTCGATTACCGGTGTGCGCCCGGCAGCGTTGAGCTTCCAGAATTCGTCGCTCGCGTCCCACGGGTTCTCCCGCCACAATTCGTAGCCCACGCCCTTCTCGCTCAGCAACAGGCGGACCTTGCGGCTGAACGGGCACAAGGGGAATTGATAGAGGCGCCACATGCCGTCCGCTCATGCACCAGCGGCGCGCGAGCGTCCACCTGCAGCGAGTTGCCAGCACACGAAATTGTGGGTGATGCTGGCGCTCAACGGCACATCATAGGCCCGAGGCCTTGAGCAGGTCGAGGCACGGCGGCACGACCGTAGCGAAATCGGGGTCCTCGACGAGCTTCTGCGCCTGGGCCTTCATTAGCGCGGCGACCTGCTCCTGCGTCATGCCGGTCTCGTCCATCAGCTGGGCGGAGACTCGCACAAAGAAGTCCTTCCCGCGCTTGGCCATCGGCGGCCACTTCTTGCCGCCACCCGCGTTCTGGATTCCGGCGACGATCGCAAGTGCGGCAGAGCAGCGCACCGCCTCCTGCTGCTGCGGATTGAGTTGGACCGCCGGGGGTGGTGCCGATTCCTGTGCCATTGCCGGGGAAGCGAGGAACGAGACGGCAGCGAAAACGGTTGCGAGAATACGGGTCATGGCAAGCGTTCGTATTGCATTGTCTATGAACGTCAGCCGACTCCGCGCGCTAACGATCGAGACAACCGTTGCAATCGCCTGCACGAGACCCCATCGAAATGCCAACCCCGAATTGACCCGAACAGAGGATCCCCCATGACCGACTATCCTGCGCTCCACCTGTTGATCGGCGGCGAGAAGCTCTCGGGCGGTGGCCGCGACGCAATCGACGTGCTTGGCCCGGCCACCGGCGAGACCATCGGTACGCTGTCGAGCGCGACCACCGCCGATCTCGATGCCGCGCTCGACAACGCCGCGAAAGGCTTCCGCACCTGGCGCTCGACCCCGGCAGACAAGCGCGCGGCAATCCTGATGAAGGCAGCAGCCTTGATCAAGGAGCGCGCGGGCGAGATCGCGGTTGCGCTCACGCTCGAACAGGGCAAGCCACTCGCCGAAGCGAAGGGCGAAATAATCTATTCGGCGATGCTGCTCGAATTCTATGCCGGCGAGGTCAAGCGGACCTACGGTCGCACGATGGTCCGGCCCGAAGGCCAGCGGGTCGAGGTGCAGTACCACCCGATCGGCCCGGTCGCAGGCTTTTCCGCGTGGAACTTCCCCGCGCTCAACGTGATGCGCAAGATTGGCGGCGCGCTCGCGGCGGGCTGCTCGACAATCGTCAAGCCTTCCGAAGAGACGCCGGCCACCGGGATCGCGCTGGTCCAGGCACTGATCGACGCCGGCGTTCCTGGCGAAGCGGTGCAGTGCGTCTTCGGGGTGCCCGATACCGTCAGCCGCCACTTGCTTGGCTCGTCAATCATTCGCAAGCTGACCTTCACCGGTTCGACCGCGGTCGGCAAGCACCTCGCGCGGCTCGCGGCGGACGATCTCAAGGTGGCGACATTGGAGCTTGGCGGTCACGGGCCGGTGCTGGTGTTCGACGACGTCGATATCGACAAGACGCTCGATACGATGGTCGCCGCAAAGTACCGCAACGCCGGGCAGGTCTGCGTCAGCCCCACGCGGTTCCTTGTCCAGGAAGCGAGCTATGACAAGTTCCTCAGCGGTTTCATCGAGCGCGCAAAGGCGATCAAGGTCGGCAACGGGATGGATGCCGAAACGCAGATGGGCCCGATGGCAAGCGAACGGGGCCCCGACGGGATCGCTGCCAAGATCGCCGATGCGGTCGATCGCGGAGCGAAGCTCGGCGCCGGCGGCGAGAGGATCGGCAACCAGGGCTATTTCTATCAGCCCTCGGTGCTCTCCGAAGTGCCGACCGACGCCGTGATCATGAACGAGGAGCCGTTCGGTCCGATCGCCCTCATCAACCCGATGAAAGGCGAAGAGGACATGATCGCCGAGGCCAACCGCCTGCCCTACGGCCTTGCCGCATATGTCTGGACCAACGATCCCAAGCGGCGCCGCCACCTGACCGCCGAAATCGAGGCGGGAATGGTCGGGATCAACTCCGCGGTCGTAAGCACCGCCGATGCGCCGTTCGGCGGGGTCAAATGGTCGGGCTATGGCAGCGAGGACGGACGCGAAGGCGTGATGGCGTGCATGGTGCCCAAGACCGTCCACGAAAGCTGACGCCCGCTCGTCCATTCCGCTTGCGCCGCCTGAAACCGCGCGCCATCGTGCGCCCGACTCGCCAGGAGAAATGTCCGCCATGAAGACCCGCGCCGCCGTCGCCTTCGCTCCCAAGCAACCGCTCGAAATCGTCGAGCTCGACCTCGAGGGACCGAAGGATGGCGAAGTGCTGGTCGAGATCATGGCGACGGGCATCTGCCATACCGATGCCTACACATTGGACGGGTTCGATTCCGAGGGCATCTTCCCTTCGATCCTCGGCCACGAAGGGGCAGGGATCGTGCGCGAAGTGGGCGCGGGCGTTACCAGCGTAAAGCCGGGCGATCACGTGATCCCGCTCTACACCCCCGAGTGCCGCCAGTGCAAAATGTGCCTTTCCGGCAAGACCAACCTGTGCAGCGCGATCCGCGAAACGCAAGGCAAGGGGCTGATGCCCGACGGTACTTCGCGCTTCTCTTACAAAGGCGAGGCGATCTATCACTACATGGGCTGTTCGACGTTCTCGAACTTCACCGTGCTGCCCGAAATCGCCGTCGCCAAGATCCGTGATGACGCCCCGTTCGAGACCAGCTGTTACATCGGCTGCGGGGTCACCACCGGGGTCGGCGCGGTGGTTAACACCGCCAAGGTCAAGCCAGGCGATAATGTAGTGGTGTTCGGGCTCGGCGGGATCGGCCTCAACGTGATCCAGGGCGCGAAAATGGCTGGGGCCGACCGGATCGTCGGGGTCGACATCAACAATTCGAAGAAGGACTGGGGCGAGAAGTTCGGGATGACCGACTTCGTCAACCCAATGGAGACAAAAGACGTCGTCGCAAGCCTTGTCGAAATGCTCGATGGCGGTGCCGATTACAGCTTCGATTGCACCGGCAACACCGACGTGATGCGCCAGGCGCTCGAATGCTGCCACAAGGGCTGGGGCACCAGCGTGATCATCGGCGTGGCCGAAGCGGGCAAGGAGATTTCCACCCGTCCGTTCCAGCTGGTCACCGGGCGCAACTGGCGCGGCACCGCGTTCGGCGGCGCCAAGGGGCGCACCGATGTGCCCAAGATCGTCGACTGGTATATGTCAGGCAAGATCCAGATCGACCCGATGATCACCCATGTCCTGACACTTGAAGAGATCAACAAGGGGTTCGACCTGATGCACGCAGGCGAATCCATCCGTTCCGTGGTCGTGTACTGAAAAGAGAGGAATATCGTTAATGTACAGTCACATGATGGTCGGGTCGAACGACCTCGACCGATCCAAGAAGTTCTATGATGCCGTGTTCACCGCGATGGGCGGACGCGAAGGCATGGTCGATCCCAAGGGGCGGCTGGTCTACCTACATAACGGCGGTGTGTTTCTCGTCACCAAGCCGATCGACGGCGAGCCTGCAACATACGGCAACGGCTGCACTATCGGCTTTGCAATGACCCCCGAACAGGGCGATGCATGGCACGCAGCAGGCGTCGCCAATGGCGGCACCGCGATCGAAGACCCGCCGGGCGAACGCCCGGGCTCGGGAATGTATCTCGCTTACCTGCGCGACCCCGACGGCAACAAGCTCTGCGCGCTGCACCGCCTGGGCTGATGAATGCGCGACTGACCGCCAGCAGGACATATTGCCGGGGAGCCAACACATGATCCTCGGCGTGGTCCTCGCTGGCGGGCAGTCGACCCGCTTCGGCAGCGACAAGGCGCTCGCCGAAATCGACGGACGGACATTGCTTGACCTGGCGGTCGAGCGACTTTCGCGCTGGTGCGATCGCGTTGTCGTAGCGGGGCGCGAGGACGCCCCAGCACCCACCGTACCCGACTGGCCGCGCACTGGCATGGGGCCGCTGGGCGGATTGGCCGCCGCGCTGCACCTCGCCGCAAGCGAAGGCTATGAGACGGTCTTGAGCGTCGGTGTCGACAGCCTCGACCTGCCCGACGACTTGCCTCGACTTCTTTCGCCCGCCCCTGCAGTGCTGAGCGCCCAGCCGGTGGTGGGACTGTGGCCCGCCAATGCGGCACCAACGCTCGACACGATCCTGACAGGAAGCGGCAGCCACGCAATGAGGGCGCTCGCCGATGCACTCGGCGCAAGAGCGATCGAGCTCGTCGGCGAACCTGCCAACATCAATACCCCGGCAGACCTGGCCGAAGCGACCAAGCGCACATAACCGCTTGGTCGATATCGCAACAAAGACCCCGCCGGAAGCGCTCTGCTCCCGGCGGGGTCTTTGTTGGTCAGGCCTGCGAAGAACTCAGTCTTCGGCCTTGTCCTCGGTCTGCTCAAGGTAATCGCCCGCATCGGCGTCGGTGCCGTGGGTCTCGCCCTCGACCGCCGCTAAAGGCGCATCGCCCAAGTCGTCCATCGGATCGCGCTGCAGTTCCGCAGCGTGCTCTTCCTCGGCGGTGTTGGCGGCGATAATCGCTTCCTGCGCCTTCTTCCACTGCGCCCGCAGTGCGGCATCGCGACTGGAAGCGGTGACCCGCATGCGGTTCATGCCCGCACCCGTACCGGCCGGGATCAAGCGGCCGACGATCACGTTCTCCTTGAGGCCGATCAGCGAATCGCGCTTGCCTTCGACCGCCGCCTGCGTGAGCACGCGGGTGGTCTCCTGGAACGACGCGGCCGAGATGAACGAACGCGTCTGCAGGCTCGCCTTGGTGATCCCGAGCAGGATCGGCGTGCCGGTGGCGGGCTGCTTGCCCTTGCCGAGCTTGGCGTTGATCTCGTTCATTTCCTCGAGGTCGACCTGTTCGCCCGGCAGCAGCGTGGTGTCGCCACCGTCGGTAATCTCGACCTTTTGCAGCATCTGGCGAACGATCACCTCGATGTGC
Above is a window of Tsuneonella mangrovi DNA encoding:
- a CDS encoding VOC family protein; the encoded protein is MYSHMMVGSNDLDRSKKFYDAVFTAMGGREGMVDPKGRLVYLHNGGVFLVTKPIDGEPATYGNGCTIGFAMTPEQGDAWHAAGVANGGTAIEDPPGERPGSGMYLAYLRDPDGNKLCALHRLG
- a CDS encoding glutathione S-transferase family protein, which encodes MWRLYQFPLCPFSRKVRLLLSEKGVGYELWRENPWDASDEFWKLNAAGRTPVIEQPEKKIVIADSRAICEYFEETVDKAPMINGTATGRAEIRRLVALFDENFYADVTGPLLHERMLKRIVHRQPPDSRILRDAMKAAHGHLDYIDWLVDTRAWLAGPTMSLADLAAAAQVSVADYLGGIDWAGHDQARSWYAVFKSRPSFRPLLSERMDVIQPPSHYAKVDA
- the mobA gene encoding molybdenum cofactor guanylyltransferase, encoding MILGVVLAGGQSTRFGSDKALAEIDGRTLLDLAVERLSRWCDRVVVAGREDAPAPTVPDWPRTGMGPLGGLAAALHLAASEGYETVLSVGVDSLDLPDDLPRLLSPAPAVLSAQPVVGLWPANAAPTLDTILTGSGSHAMRALADALGARAIELVGEPANINTPADLAEATKRT
- a CDS encoding NAD-dependent succinate-semialdehyde dehydrogenase; translation: MTDYPALHLLIGGEKLSGGGRDAIDVLGPATGETIGTLSSATTADLDAALDNAAKGFRTWRSTPADKRAAILMKAAALIKERAGEIAVALTLEQGKPLAEAKGEIIYSAMLLEFYAGEVKRTYGRTMVRPEGQRVEVQYHPIGPVAGFSAWNFPALNVMRKIGGALAAGCSTIVKPSEETPATGIALVQALIDAGVPGEAVQCVFGVPDTVSRHLLGSSIIRKLTFTGSTAVGKHLARLAADDLKVATLELGGHGPVLVFDDVDIDKTLDTMVAAKYRNAGQVCVSPTRFLVQEASYDKFLSGFIERAKAIKVGNGMDAETQMGPMASERGPDGIAAKIADAVDRGAKLGAGGERIGNQGYFYQPSVLSEVPTDAVIMNEEPFGPIALINPMKGEEDMIAEANRLPYGLAAYVWTNDPKRRRHLTAEIEAGMVGINSAVVSTADAPFGGVKWSGYGSEDGREGVMACMVPKTVHES
- a CDS encoding S-(hydroxymethyl)glutathione dehydrogenase/class III alcohol dehydrogenase encodes the protein MKTRAAVAFAPKQPLEIVELDLEGPKDGEVLVEIMATGICHTDAYTLDGFDSEGIFPSILGHEGAGIVREVGAGVTSVKPGDHVIPLYTPECRQCKMCLSGKTNLCSAIRETQGKGLMPDGTSRFSYKGEAIYHYMGCSTFSNFTVLPEIAVAKIRDDAPFETSCYIGCGVTTGVGAVVNTAKVKPGDNVVVFGLGGIGLNVIQGAKMAGADRIVGVDINNSKKDWGEKFGMTDFVNPMETKDVVASLVEMLDGGADYSFDCTGNTDVMRQALECCHKGWGTSVIIGVAEAGKEISTRPFQLVTGRNWRGTAFGGAKGRTDVPKIVDWYMSGKIQIDPMITHVLTLEEINKGFDLMHAGESIRSVVVY